In the genome of Myroides phaeus, one region contains:
- a CDS encoding group III truncated hemoglobin — protein sequence MKKDIESIEDIKVLVDTFYGRVQKNDLIGPIFESKLVGRWPEHLEKMYKFWQTILLEEYSYSGRPFPPHAQLPVSQEHFDMWKHLFNTTVDELYAGKLAEEAKWRAERMAAMFLSKIEYFRDMGSKPLT from the coding sequence ATGAAAAAAGATATAGAAAGTATAGAAGATATTAAGGTTTTGGTAGATACCTTTTACGGACGAGTGCAAAAAAATGATTTAATAGGGCCAATATTTGAAAGTAAATTGGTTGGTCGTTGGCCAGAGCATTTAGAAAAAATGTACAAATTTTGGCAGACAATTCTATTAGAAGAGTACTCTTATAGTGGACGTCCTTTTCCACCACACGCACAACTACCTGTGAGCCAGGAGCACTTTGATATGTGGAAACATTTATTTAATACTACTGTAGATGAGTTATATGCAGGGAAATTAGCAGAAGAAGCTAAATGGAGGGCAGAACGTATGGCAGCAATGTTTTTAAGTAAAATAGAGTACTTTAGAGATATGGGAAGTAAACCTCTTACGTAG
- a CDS encoding Rossmann-like and DUF2520 domain-containing protein, whose protein sequence is MITISILGSGKVAHHLILNILEQDNITLQQVYARTPNKVSNLVSHNQIITDLNLLKPADLFIIAVSDDAIEEVSNAIPFPNSFVVHTSGTKPMDSIQNTNRKGVFYMLQTFSLDKEVDFSAIPFCLEASNIDDFLLLEKIAIKFSERVYKISSTQRQAIHLAAVFVNNFTNHLCTLGEEICKENNVPFDILKPLILETAHKIEVLAPKDAQTGPAIRGDQSIIDRHLNALNDPIKKEIYQLITKSIQSK, encoded by the coding sequence ATGATAACTATTTCAATATTAGGTTCGGGAAAAGTAGCGCATCACTTGATCCTAAATATCTTAGAACAAGATAACATTACACTACAACAAGTTTATGCTCGAACTCCTAACAAAGTTAGTAACTTAGTTTCGCACAATCAAATAATAACAGACCTTAACTTATTAAAACCTGCTGATTTATTTATCATTGCTGTAAGCGATGATGCTATCGAAGAAGTTTCAAATGCAATACCTTTTCCTAATTCTTTTGTTGTTCATACTTCGGGTACTAAACCAATGGATAGTATCCAAAACACAAATAGAAAAGGTGTCTTTTATATGTTACAAACGTTTTCTCTTGACAAAGAAGTTGACTTTTCGGCAATCCCTTTTTGTTTAGAGGCAAGTAATATAGATGACTTTCTTCTTTTAGAAAAAATAGCAATAAAATTCTCTGAACGCGTTTATAAAATTAGCAGTACACAACGTCAAGCCATTCACTTAGCAGCAGTATTTGTAAACAATTTTACAAATCACTTATGTACGTTAGGTGAGGAAATCTGTAAAGAAAATAATGTGCCTTTTGACATCCTAAAACCGCTAATCTTAGAAACAGCACATAAAATTGAGGTTTTAGCTCCTAAAGACGCACAAACTGGTCCAGCCATTAGAGGTGATCAAAGTATTATAGACAGACACCTTAATGCCTTAAACGACCCAATTAAAAAAGAAATATACCAATTAATAACAAAATCAATACAAAGCAAATAA
- a CDS encoding KdsC family phosphatase, whose product MSKHFKEIMNDITTFIFDVDGVLTDGNVHVAQDGSLLRDMSIRDGYAIKAAIENGYQVCIISGGSNDGVRIRLQNLGVKEIYMAVPNKVTVFKEIIAKYNLNPENILYMGDDIPDYHIMHEVALPTCPQDAVPEIKRVAKYISHVNGGKGAARDVIEQVMKTQQKWFQHFDAKYD is encoded by the coding sequence ATGTCTAAACACTTTAAAGAAATAATGAATGACATCACTACATTTATTTTTGATGTAGATGGTGTACTTACAGATGGAAATGTACACGTAGCTCAAGATGGTAGCCTATTAAGAGATATGAGTATCCGTGACGGATACGCTATCAAAGCTGCTATTGAAAATGGTTACCAAGTATGTATTATTTCTGGAGGTAGTAATGATGGAGTACGCATTAGATTACAAAACTTAGGGGTGAAAGAAATCTATATGGCTGTTCCCAACAAGGTAACTGTATTCAAAGAAATCATTGCAAAATACAATCTAAACCCAGAGAATATTCTTTATATGGGTGACGATATTCCTGACTATCATATTATGCATGAAGTAGCATTACCTACTTGTCCACAAGATGCTGTTCCAGAAATAAAACGCGTAGCTAAATATATCTCTCATGTTAATGGAGGAAAAGGTGCTGCAAGAGATGTTATTGAACAAGTAATGAAAACACAACAAAAGTGGTTTCAACATTTTGACGCTAAATACGATTAA
- a CDS encoding Maf family nucleotide pyrophosphatase, with protein MLDILFKEYAIVLGSNSPRRKQFLQELGIPFVVRASDIDESYPEELQAGEITDFIAKAKSEAISLESDNEILITSDTTVWNNNQSLGKPANRQEAYEMIKSISGKEHEVISSVCLRNKSKTRIFNCITKVTFAELSDEVIYYYIDNYKPFDKAGAYGIQEWIGLVGIEKIDGSYTNIVGLPTTELVQELIQFIKE; from the coding sequence ATGTTAGATATATTATTTAAAGAATATGCAATTGTCTTAGGCTCTAATTCTCCTCGTAGAAAGCAATTTTTACAAGAACTTGGCATTCCCTTTGTAGTCAGAGCATCTGATATAGATGAAAGCTACCCTGAAGAATTACAAGCTGGAGAAATAACAGATTTTATAGCAAAAGCAAAATCAGAAGCCATTTCACTTGAAAGCGATAATGAAATATTAATTACAAGTGATACTACTGTTTGGAACAACAACCAATCTTTAGGAAAGCCAGCAAACAGACAAGAAGCTTATGAAATGATTAAAAGCATCAGCGGAAAAGAACACGAAGTTATTAGCTCTGTTTGCCTTAGAAATAAGAGTAAAACAAGAATATTTAACTGTATCACAAAAGTTACTTTTGCTGAATTGTCAGATGAAGTTATCTATTATTATATTGACAATTATAAACCATTTGATAAAGCTGGTGCGTACGGAATTCAAGAGTGGATTGGTTTAGTTGGTATTGAAAAGATTGATGGTTCTTACACTAATATTGTAGGCTTACCAACAACCGAATTAGTACAAGAGTTAATTCAATTTATTAAAGAATAA
- a CDS encoding mechanosensitive ion channel domain-containing protein, translating to MLQEYFREIITTAIVIVLYIPTKKIAAYIIRSFSSKEDRKDSRVNLVIRLFNTLILFLYLILILTIWGVKPENFMLTITSVFTVIGVAMFAQWSLLSNITAGILLFFSFPFRIGDTIRIQDKDFPIEAEIIDIKAFCTILLTVDKEKISYPNSLLLQKGIVIIDKHKDQDSPSI from the coding sequence ATGTTACAAGAATATTTTCGTGAAATAATAACAACAGCAATTGTTATCGTATTATATATTCCAACTAAAAAAATAGCTGCTTATATTATTCGTTCTTTCTCTTCCAAAGAGGATAGAAAAGATAGTAGAGTTAACTTAGTTATTAGACTATTCAATACGCTTATCTTGTTTCTTTACCTCATATTAATATTAACTATTTGGGGAGTGAAACCAGAAAACTTTATGCTGACAATTACCTCTGTATTTACTGTAATTGGAGTTGCGATGTTTGCTCAGTGGTCATTGCTTAGTAATATTACAGCAGGTATTTTATTGTTTTTCTCATTCCCTTTTAGAATTGGAGATACAATTAGAATTCAAGATAAAGACTTCCCTATTGAAGCTGAAATAATCGATATCAAAGCTTTCTGCACTATTTTATTAACTGTTGATAAAGAAAAAATATCTTATCCTAACAGTTTATTATTACAAAAAGGAATTGTCATTATTGATAAACATAAAGATCAAGATAGTCCAAGTATATAA
- a CDS encoding trimeric intracellular cation channel family protein, with product MYSFFEILDLLGTLAFAISGALAGRERRLDLFGMSILAFATAIGGGTVRDVMIGYTPVMWLTNLNYFFITLFGVFLAIIFYKKFNFLRYSLFLFDTIGIAVFTLIGIEKGMNVGLHPIICVTLGTITACFGGVIRDILANKIPIIFKQEIYATACILGGLMYYVLNYFELSKDILYIGTAGIIIVIRLLAVKYKWSLPFATV from the coding sequence ATGTACAGCTTTTTCGAGATTTTAGATTTATTAGGAACATTAGCGTTTGCTATATCTGGTGCCTTAGCCGGTCGTGAGCGTAGGTTAGATTTGTTTGGAATGAGTATTTTAGCGTTTGCTACTGCAATTGGTGGAGGAACAGTGAGAGATGTGATGATTGGATATACTCCAGTAATGTGGCTAACAAACTTGAACTACTTTTTTATTACGCTATTTGGTGTGTTCTTAGCGATTATTTTTTATAAAAAATTCAACTTTTTGAGATATTCTCTTTTCTTATTTGATACAATTGGTATAGCTGTGTTTACACTAATTGGAATTGAGAAAGGAATGAACGTAGGTTTACACCCAATAATCTGCGTTACATTAGGAACGATTACTGCTTGTTTTGGAGGAGTAATACGTGATATTTTAGCGAATAAAATTCCTATTATTTTCAAGCAAGAGATCTACGCTACAGCTTGTATATTAGGAGGTTTAATGTACTATGTGTTGAATTATTTTGAATTGAGTAAAGACATTTTATATATTGGAACAGCTGGAATTATTATAGTAATTCGCTTATTAGCTGTTAAGTATAAATGGAGTCTTCCTTTTGCTACGGTTTAA
- a CDS encoding RDD family protein: MAKLTINTTQNIKIEFKSASLGERIIAFVLDNIFKLLYIILVSYIINKFRLAKGFDDNWSEMAFWIISFSPVFFYTLFFESIMQGATPGKKIMRIRVIKIDGYEASIVDYATRWVMGLIDFWMMSGAIGVISIASSPKSQRLGDILAGTSVISIKERVPLSATIFQEVASSYIPLFPQVLNLSDKDVYIIKEALLSYKQTKDHSLLQKLVSKVESVIGVGGRRSTLTDLEFIEAVLKDYNQMTAKI, from the coding sequence ATGGCTAAATTAACAATAAATACAACACAAAATATTAAAATAGAATTTAAAAGTGCGTCGCTTGGTGAGCGAATTATCGCATTTGTTCTTGATAATATATTCAAGTTGCTATACATTATTTTAGTTAGTTATATCATTAATAAGTTTAGGTTAGCAAAAGGTTTTGATGATAATTGGTCGGAGATGGCATTTTGGATTATATCATTTAGTCCGGTTTTTTTCTACACACTATTCTTTGAGTCGATTATGCAGGGTGCTACACCCGGGAAGAAAATAATGCGTATTCGCGTGATTAAAATAGATGGTTATGAAGCGTCAATTGTTGATTATGCTACCCGTTGGGTTATGGGGCTAATTGATTTTTGGATGATGTCTGGAGCGATTGGGGTAATTTCGATTGCAAGTTCTCCAAAGAGTCAGCGATTGGGAGATATTTTAGCCGGAACATCTGTTATTTCAATTAAAGAACGCGTACCCTTAAGTGCTACTATTTTTCAGGAAGTAGCCTCATCATATATCCCTTTATTTCCTCAGGTGCTTAACCTAAGTGATAAAGACGTTTATATTATTAAAGAAGCGTTGCTTAGCTATAAGCAAACGAAAGATCATTCGCTTTTACAAAAGCTGGTAAGCAAAGTGGAAAGTGTGATAGGAGTAGGGGGAAGAAGATCAACACTAACAGATTTAGAATTTATAGAGGCTGTATTGAAAGATTACAATCAGATGACAGCTAAGATTTAA
- a CDS encoding stage II sporulation protein M, producing MREVAFIKNNKNQWIEFENIIYSNTTHKPDYLADMYIQIMNDLSFAQTYYPKSKVTQYLNTLAAQTYQKIYKTKRIEENRVVHFFKTEVPLIVYEHKNLLYFTVFTFFLLAGIGALSAHYDLDFIRLVLGDSYVNLTLENIKKDDAMGIYKSGSNWGSFIGIAFNNLFVGLKFFVFGIFAGLGTLLFLFYNAIMVGSFQYLFVKENAFMDSFRGIWLHGAIEITGIIIEAFAGFVFGASLLFPKTYSRMNSFKLGFSNGFKIFIAMVPFIIVAAFIEGFITRYAKEMPDILNYIIIFGTFYLILFYFFIYPKKVYKKHLINL from the coding sequence ATGAGGGAAGTCGCTTTTATAAAAAACAATAAGAATCAATGGATAGAATTTGAAAATATAATCTATTCAAATACTACACACAAACCCGATTACCTTGCTGATATGTACATTCAGATAATGAATGACTTATCCTTCGCGCAAACTTATTATCCTAAGAGTAAAGTTACACAATATCTCAACACTTTAGCAGCGCAAACTTATCAAAAAATTTATAAAACTAAACGCATCGAAGAAAATAGAGTTGTACATTTTTTTAAAACGGAAGTACCTCTTATTGTCTACGAACACAAAAATCTTTTATACTTCACTGTTTTCACCTTCTTTCTTCTTGCTGGTATTGGCGCACTTTCAGCACATTACGATTTAGATTTCATACGTCTTGTTTTGGGTGATAGCTACGTCAATTTAACCTTAGAAAACATCAAAAAAGACGATGCAATGGGTATTTATAAATCAGGAAGTAACTGGGGGAGTTTTATCGGAATTGCCTTTAACAACTTATTTGTTGGGTTAAAGTTTTTCGTATTTGGAATATTTGCTGGTTTAGGCACCCTCCTTTTCCTATTTTATAATGCTATTATGGTCGGATCATTCCAATATTTGTTTGTCAAAGAGAATGCTTTTATGGACAGCTTTAGAGGAATATGGTTACACGGAGCTATTGAAATAACAGGAATTATCATTGAAGCCTTTGCTGGTTTTGTTTTTGGAGCAAGCCTTCTCTTCCCAAAAACATACTCACGTATGAACTCTTTTAAACTTGGCTTTAGCAACGGTTTTAAAATATTCATTGCAATGGTCCCTTTCATTATAGTAGCCGCTTTTATTGAAGGTTTTATAACCCGTTATGCCAAAGAAATGCCAGACATTCTGAACTATATAATTATATTTGGAACCTTCTACTTGATACTATTTTACTTTTTTATCTATCCAAAGAAGGTTTACAAAAAACATTTAATCAACTTATAA
- a CDS encoding DUF4129 domain-containing protein — MKKTLFTILSLTLVVGSLNAQPKAIDSIRTQLPPVVERHTHKKNKKTTPLLEDKESDIAVLQFDKNFKEKYKKDQNFDYEETKADDSIWQRFKNWLRDLISDFFSAFDVDYETQSRLTIFYRILSIFTVGILVFYIIRAFVQKDAYWLFKKRSKKVAIPVDDVEKNLTTVHFPTLLSKTINESQYRLAIRYYYLWLLQSLQESKQIEWHIEKTNSDYVAEIKDEKTRENFQYLSYIYNNIWYGEHEITEAEFFQAKRSYETTLKTNVS, encoded by the coding sequence ATGAAGAAAACTCTTTTTACAATATTATCCCTAACACTTGTAGTTGGCTCACTTAACGCTCAACCGAAAGCTATTGATTCTATTCGAACCCAGCTTCCGCCTGTCGTAGAACGCCACACACACAAAAAAAACAAAAAGACTACTCCCCTTTTAGAAGATAAGGAGAGTGATATTGCTGTACTTCAGTTTGACAAAAACTTTAAAGAGAAGTATAAAAAAGACCAAAACTTCGACTATGAGGAAACCAAAGCTGACGATTCAATATGGCAACGCTTTAAAAATTGGTTAAGAGATCTTATTTCTGATTTCTTTAGTGCATTTGATGTCGATTATGAAACACAAAGTAGGCTTACTATCTTCTACAGAATCCTTTCCATTTTTACTGTGGGTATACTGGTGTTTTACATCATTAGAGCCTTTGTACAAAAAGATGCTTATTGGCTCTTTAAAAAGCGTTCTAAGAAAGTTGCAATACCTGTAGATGATGTAGAGAAGAACTTAACAACGGTACACTTCCCTACCTTACTTTCTAAAACAATAAACGAATCGCAATACAGATTAGCAATTCGCTATTACTACCTATGGCTGTTACAGTCATTACAGGAGAGTAAACAAATTGAATGGCATATAGAAAAGACAAACTCTGATTATGTTGCAGAAATAAAAGATGAAAAAACAAGAGAGAATTTCCAATACCTTTCTTATATCTATAATAATATCTGGTACGGAGAACACGAAATTACAGAAGCTGAGTTCTTCCAAGCCAAGCGTTCTTATGAAACAACCTTAAAAACCAATGTATCGTGA
- a CDS encoding AAA family ATPase: MENTPISSENLHFESRLDLSLLQEKVKAIRSEIHKVIIGQEKTIDQIIVALLANGHILLEGVPGVAKTLSAKLLAQAIDMDFSRIQFTPDLMPSDILGTSIFNMQQSAFEFKKGPIFSNLVLIDEINRAPAKTQAALFEVMEERQITIDSKTYTMDAPFLVIATQNPIEQEGTYRLPEAQLDRFLFKISIDYPSLDEEIAIIQKEHELQDKKKLDQIQKVLTPTEIIAFQKLIKEIIVEKNIIEYIAKIVANTRTNSLLYLGASPRASIAILNAAKGFAAINNRDFVTPEDIKEAAIPVLQHRIIVSPEREMEGVTANDIINQIVESIDIPR; the protein is encoded by the coding sequence ATGGAAAACACGCCAATTTCATCAGAAAACTTACACTTTGAATCACGTTTAGACTTGAGCTTATTACAAGAAAAAGTAAAGGCTATTAGAAGTGAAATACACAAAGTAATTATCGGACAAGAAAAGACGATAGACCAAATCATAGTGGCTCTCCTTGCTAATGGGCACATCTTATTAGAAGGGGTGCCTGGAGTTGCAAAAACACTTTCTGCTAAACTACTGGCACAAGCTATTGATATGGACTTTAGCCGTATTCAGTTTACGCCTGATTTAATGCCTTCAGATATTTTAGGTACGTCTATTTTCAATATGCAACAATCGGCATTTGAGTTTAAAAAAGGACCTATCTTTTCTAACTTAGTATTGATTGATGAGATTAACCGTGCTCCGGCTAAAACACAAGCTGCCTTGTTTGAGGTAATGGAGGAACGCCAAATTACTATCGACAGCAAAACATATACAATGGATGCTCCGTTTTTAGTAATTGCAACACAAAACCCAATTGAGCAAGAGGGAACATACCGCTTACCAGAAGCACAATTAGACCGTTTCTTGTTTAAAATTAGTATTGACTACCCTTCTTTAGACGAGGAAATTGCTATTATTCAAAAAGAACACGAATTACAAGACAAGAAGAAGTTAGACCAAATACAAAAAGTACTAACTCCTACTGAAATCATTGCTTTTCAAAAGTTGATTAAAGAGATTATTGTAGAGAAAAACATCATAGAATACATTGCTAAGATTGTTGCTAATACCAGAACAAACTCCTTGTTATACTTAGGAGCATCTCCTCGTGCCTCAATTGCTATTTTAAATGCGGCTAAAGGTTTTGCTGCTATCAACAACAGAGATTTTGTTACACCTGAAGACATCAAAGAAGCAGCTATCCCTGTATTGCAACACCGTATTATTGTTTCTCCGGAAAGAGAAATGGAAGGTGTTACGGCAAATGACATTATAAATCAAATCGTAGAATCAATAGATATCCCAAGATAA
- a CDS encoding DUF58 domain-containing protein: MFKFFKQLYLQKRVYIGLGSIMVLFALAFIFPVLYLVVWGLFLLFFAAILVDITLLFSKKNKVNAVRILPEKLSNGDDNPIYISIENQSPITFHCEIIDEIPFQFQKRDFEIKRTLLAKEHKTISYTLSPKERGEYLFGKLNIYVSSALGLVAKRYVFCDQATLPSYPSFIQMKKYDLMAFSKNKYAFGMKKIRKIGNTTEFEQIKEYVLGDDIRTINWKATAKKNELMVNQYQDENTETVYCIIDRGRVMQMPFNGLSLLDYAINSTLALSNVILKKNDKVGLMTFSEDIKNQLPADSKKTQLHKIMEQLYRVTTNFVESDFGKLYAQIKHKITHRSLIILYTNFESMNSLKRQLPYLRAIAKNHVLLVVFFENTELTKLTNKKAKNIDDIFDKVIAEKFNFEKRLIVNELTKYGIQSILTAPEELSINTINKYLQIKAKGTL; this comes from the coding sequence ATGTTTAAATTTTTCAAACAACTTTATCTTCAGAAACGCGTGTATATAGGCCTTGGTAGTATTATGGTCTTATTTGCACTTGCGTTTATTTTTCCTGTGCTATACTTAGTTGTTTGGGGACTATTCCTATTGTTTTTTGCTGCGATATTAGTAGATATAACCTTATTGTTTTCTAAGAAAAACAAAGTCAATGCTGTGCGTATTTTGCCAGAAAAACTGTCTAATGGAGATGATAACCCTATTTATATTTCGATTGAAAATCAATCTCCTATTACTTTTCACTGTGAAATAATAGACGAGATACCTTTTCAATTTCAAAAAAGGGACTTTGAAATCAAGAGAACCTTACTGGCTAAAGAACACAAGACTATTTCCTATACTCTTTCACCTAAAGAACGCGGAGAGTACCTATTTGGAAAACTAAATATCTATGTTTCTTCTGCTTTGGGATTAGTAGCTAAACGCTATGTTTTTTGCGACCAAGCTACATTGCCAAGTTACCCTTCATTTATCCAAATGAAAAAATACGACTTGATGGCGTTTTCGAAAAACAAATACGCCTTTGGAATGAAGAAAATCAGGAAAATTGGCAACACTACAGAGTTCGAGCAAATTAAAGAATATGTTTTAGGAGACGATATACGCACTATCAACTGGAAAGCAACCGCTAAGAAAAACGAGTTGATGGTAAACCAATACCAAGATGAAAACACAGAAACAGTTTACTGTATCATTGATAGAGGGCGCGTTATGCAAATGCCTTTTAACGGGCTATCGCTCTTAGACTATGCTATTAATTCAACTTTAGCCCTGTCTAACGTAATTCTAAAAAAGAACGATAAAGTAGGTTTAATGACTTTTTCGGAAGACATTAAAAACCAACTCCCTGCGGATAGTAAAAAAACGCAGTTGCACAAAATAATGGAGCAACTGTATCGCGTAACAACAAACTTTGTTGAAAGTGATTTCGGAAAGTTATACGCACAAATAAAGCACAAAATTACTCATCGAAGTCTGATTATATTATACACCAACTTTGAGTCGATGAATAGTTTAAAAAGACAACTGCCTTACCTAAGAGCTATTGCCAAAAACCACGTCTTATTAGTTGTGTTTTTTGAAAATACAGAGTTGACAAAACTGACAAATAAGAAGGCGAAAAACATTGATGATATTTTTGACAAAGTAATTGCAGAAAAATTTAACTTTGAAAAGCGATTAATCGTCAATGAATTGACAAAATATGGAATACAATCCATACTAACCGCACCAGAAGAATTATCCATAAATACCATAAATAAATACCTGCAAATCAAAGCAAAAGGTACCTTATAG
- a CDS encoding TrmH family RNA methyltransferase, translating into MIKKIDSPQNPFIKSIVQLQEKARNRKQSNSFIIEGVREIELATKGGYVMKTLLFYADIISEQSLKPFITAETELIEISKDVYQKLAYRDTTEGVIAIAQTKTLSLADLKLSENPIILIAEAPEKPGNIGAILRTADAANIDAVIIANPRSDLYNPNIIRSSVGCVFTNQIAMATTEEAIAFLKERNINIYCATLQDSTSYHTRNYTEATAFVVGTEATGLTQQWRDASTKNIIIPMSGVIDSMNVSVAASILLFEAKRQRDFK; encoded by the coding sequence ATGATAAAAAAAATAGACAGTCCTCAAAATCCTTTTATTAAAAGTATTGTTCAACTACAAGAAAAAGCAAGAAATAGAAAACAAAGCAACTCTTTCATCATCGAGGGGGTTAGAGAAATCGAATTAGCAACTAAAGGTGGCTATGTAATGAAGACGTTACTTTTCTATGCTGACATCATTAGTGAGCAAAGTTTAAAACCTTTTATTACAGCAGAAACTGAGTTGATAGAAATATCAAAAGACGTCTACCAGAAGTTAGCCTATAGAGATACAACAGAGGGAGTAATTGCAATAGCGCAAACGAAAACACTTTCTTTAGCAGACTTGAAGCTTTCTGAAAATCCGATTATACTAATTGCGGAAGCACCTGAAAAGCCAGGGAATATTGGAGCTATACTACGAACAGCAGATGCTGCTAATATTGATGCTGTTATCATTGCTAACCCACGTAGTGATTTATACAACCCGAACATCATCCGTTCAAGTGTTGGTTGTGTATTTACCAATCAAATTGCAATGGCTACAACAGAAGAAGCAATTGCCTTTTTAAAAGAGCGCAATATCAATATCTATTGTGCTACTTTACAAGATTCTACTTCTTACCACACAAGAAATTACACAGAAGCGACAGCTTTTGTAGTAGGTACAGAAGCGACAGGACTTACGCAACAATGGAGAGATGCCAGTACAAAAAACATCATCATTCCAATGAGTGGTGTTATTGATTCTATGAACGTATCCGTTGCTGCCTCTATCCTACTTTTTGAAGCAAAAAGACAACGCGATTTTAAATAA
- a CDS encoding iron-containing alcohol dehydrogenase produces the protein MGKLFIAGEMFHGAGSLQELKNIKGSKAVIVTGGSSMKKSGMLGKAIAYLEEAGLEIKTYEGVEEDPSSDTCFKGAELMKEFQPDWVVGLGGCSAIDAAKMMWVFYEHPDADFDAMTVPFKVPTLRNKAKFIAIPSTSGTGTETTGLAVITDREKGVKYPIVSYELTPDIAIVDGEICESMPAHVTSNTGLDALTHCVEAYVSNIEDNYADVLAKGGLEIVFNNLKEAVKNPNNIVARQNMHDASFMGGLAFNNAWLGIVHSLSHQVGALYGIPHGASNAIFLPNVIRYNAKVTNRFKDLAKVLEKETAEDLAQAVETLRAEVNNQAAIKDFGISREDWDKNLDFIANNAFLDPCTGFNPRKPTVQELKDIYNACYDGLVFVENN, from the coding sequence ATGGGTAAGTTATTTATTGCTGGTGAGATGTTCCACGGTGCTGGAAGTCTTCAAGAATTAAAAAATATAAAAGGGAGCAAAGCGGTAATCGTTACAGGTGGAAGCTCAATGAAGAAAAGCGGAATGTTAGGTAAAGCAATTGCTTACTTAGAAGAAGCTGGATTAGAGATTAAAACGTATGAAGGAGTAGAAGAAGATCCATCATCTGATACTTGTTTCAAAGGAGCAGAGTTGATGAAAGAATTTCAACCTGACTGGGTTGTAGGTCTTGGAGGATGTTCTGCAATTGATGCTGCAAAAATGATGTGGGTATTCTACGAACACCCAGATGCTGATTTTGATGCAATGACAGTTCCTTTTAAAGTTCCTACTTTACGTAACAAAGCTAAGTTTATTGCAATCCCTTCTACAAGTGGTACAGGTACAGAAACTACTGGTTTAGCTGTAATTACTGACCGTGAAAAAGGTGTGAAATACCCTATTGTATCGTATGAATTAACACCAGATATTGCTATCGTAGATGGAGAGATTTGTGAATCTATGCCAGCTCACGTTACTTCTAATACTGGTTTAGATGCATTAACTCACTGTGTTGAGGCGTATGTTTCTAATATCGAAGATAATTATGCTGATGTATTGGCTAAAGGTGGTTTAGAGATTGTTTTCAACAACTTGAAAGAAGCAGTTAAAAATCCTAACAATATTGTAGCTCGTCAAAATATGCACGATGCTTCATTTATGGGAGGTCTTGCTTTTAACAATGCTTGGTTGGGAATTGTTCACTCTTTATCTCATCAAGTAGGTGCGTTATATGGCATTCCCCACGGTGCTTCTAACGCAATCTTCTTACCAAACGTAATTCGTTATAACGCAAAAGTTACTAATCGTTTTAAAGACCTTGCTAAGGTTCTTGAAAAGGAAACAGCAGAAGACTTAGCTCAAGCGGTTGAAACGTTAAGAGCTGAGGTTAATAACCAAGCGGCGATTAAAGACTTCGGAATTTCACGTGAGGATTGGGATAAAAACTTAGACTTCATTGCTAACAATGCTTTCTTAGACCCTTGTACTGGTTTCAACCCAAGAAAACCAACTGTTCAAGAGTTAAAAGATATCTACAATGCTTGTTATGATGGTCTTGTTTTTGTAGAAAACAACTAA